A region from the Ptychodera flava strain L36383 chromosome 10, AS_Pfla_20210202, whole genome shotgun sequence genome encodes:
- the LOC139141531 gene encoding uncharacterized protein gives MEYRFTRVIFGATSSPYILGVTLQKHIEDYEQEYPATVHSLLKIHMLTIFKVVETKKMMLLLSTWSPPKYCQSVVSIFTNGIATSITSTQRMKKRRRYLHMKVKKIGELTESKWRYVPTAENPSNLGTRGSAPSRLGTILFQGPSWLSSEGDRPVQPEIFKSEGAKSEKKSTKKTEVMLLLEDAIQNETIAWSQELLSKFKFWKILRITSYMKHFIDGCKGMRQVGPLTKSEITASEKVWIHITQQTNNMTSDVTLAADEDRILRCYGRVPGYNPVLIPRRSALARRIIEHCHLQTLHGGVATTMSKPFGVSDIDFAGPLIYKSEKYETSKTYIALFTCASTRAVHLKLCRDLSVNEFKRQLKKFVAKRGSPSVVVSDNAKTFIATKRWLSTLQRMKICSTI, from the exons ATGGAGTACAGATTCACACGGGTGATTTTTGGAGCGACATCAAGTCCATATATTCTCGGTGTAACATTGCAGAAGCACATCGAGGACTATGAACAGGAATATCCAGCAACAGTACACAGCTTGCTTAAGATACATATGTTGACAATATTCAAGGTGGTGGAAACAAAGAAGATGATGTTGCTACTTTCAACGTGGAGTCCACCAAAATACTGTCAGAGTGTGGTTTCAATCTTCACAAATGGCATAGCAACATCGATCACCTCAACGCAGAGAAtgaaaaagagaagaagatacTTACACATGAAG GTCAAGAAGATTGGCGAGCTGACAGAGTCCAAGTGGAGATATGTGCCAACAGCAGAAAATCCAAGCAACCTGGGAACTAGAGGGTCAGCACCAAGTCGACTCGGGACAATATTGTTTCAAGGGCCAAGCTGGCTCTCAAGTGAAGGTGACAGACCAGTTCAACCAGAGATTTTCAAGTCAGAGGGAGCCAAGTCAGAGAAAAAGTCAACGAAGAAAACAGAAGTGATGCTTCTACTGGAAGATGCAATTCAGAATGAGACGATAGCATGGTCACAAGAGCTTCTGAGCAAGTTCAAATTCTGGAAGATTCTACGCATAACATCATATATGAAGCATTTCATAGATGGCTGTAAGGGGATGAGACAAGTGGGACCACTCACTAAATCAGAGATCACAGCATCAGAGAAGGTATGGATCCACATAACAcagcaaacaaacaacatgacTTCAGATGTCACATTAGCAGCAGATGAAGATAGAATACTGAGGTGTTATGGCAGAGTTCCAGGTTACAACCCTGTCTTAATTCCGAGGAGGTCTGCCCTGGCGAGACGTATCATTGAGCACTGCCATCTTCAGACATTGCACGGGGGAGTTGCAACTACAATGAGTAAG CCATTTGGTGTGTCAGATATAGACTTTGCAGGGCCACTCATATACAAATCTGAAAAGTACGAGACAAGTAAGACTTACATCGCCCTCTTTACATGTGCCAGCACCAGAGCTGTGCATCTCAAGCTTTGTAGAGACCTGTCTGTGAATGAATTCAAGCGACAGTTGAAGAAGTTTGTTGCAAAGAGAGGATCACCAAGTGTCGTGGTGAGCGACAATGCCAAGACCTTCATTGCGACCAAACGGTGGTTGTCGACGTTACAAAGGATGAAGATTTGTTcaactatttga
- the LOC139141532 gene encoding uncharacterized protein encodes MKRSLSKAIGRALLKFEELEEVLLDVETFMNNRPLCYMEVNFEQVVITPNLLLRGQPARFLEDCIDDMEHYSKRVEAKDQELPRKSSIVLLKDTTKNRANWKIGRILDNIVGKDGVIRGYKIQTGSGYVVERPLQLVCDLEVMELMTQQGLAM; translated from the exons ATGAAGAGAAGTCTGTCGAAAGCTATAGGAAGAGcactactgaaatttgaagAGCTTGAGGAAGTTCTGCTCGATGTGGAGACGTTCATGAACAACAGACCATTGTGCTATATGGAAGTAAACTTCGAGCAAGTAGTGATCACCCCAAACCTGCTGTTGCGTGGACAACCAGCACGGTTTCTGGAGGATTGCATCGATGACATG GAACATTACAGTAAGAGGGTTGAGGCCAAGGATCAGGAGTTACCAAGAAAGAGCTCGATTGTTCTACTCAAGGACACAACCAAGAATCGAGCAAATTGGAAGATAGGACGGATTTTAGACAACATAGTGGGTAAGGATGGAGTGATAAGAGGATACAAGATCCAGACAGGCAGTGGCTATGTTGTTGAGAGGCCACTCCAGTTGGTGTGTGATCTTGAAGTCATGGAACTAATGACGCAACAGGGGTTGGCAATGTAG